A genomic region of Conger conger chromosome 6, fConCon1.1, whole genome shotgun sequence contains the following coding sequences:
- the slc38a7 gene encoding sodium-coupled neutral amino acid transporter 7 isoform X1, with protein MSGPEMAINSEAGDWTGSGDAGERAWLLQSPSVETGPPPRDADGGRRGGTSALGAVFIVVNAALGAGLLNFPAAFNTAGGVTSGVVLQMCMLVFIISGLVILAYCSQVSNETTYQEVVRAVCGRVTGVICEVAIAVYTFGTCIAFLIIIGDQLDKLIAVMAGEPDIHVGGSWYTDRRFTIVVTSTLVILPLSIPKEIGFQKYASAISVLGTWYVTIVVILKYIWPNKEISPGLIPTSPSSWTDVFNAMPTICFGYQCHVSSVPVFNSMRKREIQPWGGVVTAGMIICLFVYTGTGVCGFLTFGSTVNQDVLMSYPFNDIAIAVARAFIVVCVVTSYPILHFCGRAVLEGLWLRFRGEQVEVDVARERRRRLLQTVTWFSLTLLLALFIPDIGRVISLIGGLAACFIFVFPGLCLIQAKLSEMQEVRPGSWWALVSYGIFMVTVGAFIFGQTTTNAIFRDFLFHDSQ; from the exons ATGTCCGGGCCGGAGATGGCGATAAACAGCGAGGCAGGGGACTGGACGGGGAGCGGGGACGCGGGGGAGAGGGCGTGGCTGCTCCAGAGCCCCAGCGTGGAGACGGGACCCCCCCCTCGGGACGCGGACGGGGGGCGGCGCGGGGGGACCTCGGCCCTGGGCGCCGTCTTCATCGTGGTCAACGCCGCCCTCGGGGCCGGCCTGCTCAACTTCCCCGCCGCGTTCAACACTGCCGGCGGGGTGACCTCTGGGGTCGTGCTGCAGATg tgcatgctggtctTCATCATCAGTGGTCTGGTGATCCTGGCCTACTGTTCCCAGGTCAGCAACGAGACCACCTACCAGGAAGTGGTGCGGGCGGTGTGCGGGCGTGTCACTGGGGTCATCTGTGAGGTCGCCATCGCCGTGTACACCTTCGGCACATGCATCgccttcctcatcatcatcgGCGATCAGCTGGACAAGT tgatCGCGGTCATGGCTGGTGAGCCTGACATACATGTGGGTGGTAGCTGGTACACAGACCGCAGGTTCACCATCGTAGTGACCTCTACCCTGGTCATCCTGCCCCTCTCCATCCCCAAGGAGATTGGCTTCCAGAAGTACGCCAG TGCAATAAGTGTCCTTGGTACCTGGTACGTCACAATTGTCGTCATCCTCAAGTACATCTGGCCGAACAAGGAAATATCCCCAGGTCTCATTCCCACCAG TCCCTCGTCATGGACAGACGTGTTCAACGCCATGCCCACCATCTGCTTTGGCTACCAG tGCCACGTGAGCAGCGTGCCCGTCTTTAACAGCATGAGGAAGCGTGAGATCCAGCCCTGGGGGGGTGTGGTCACGGCGGGCATGATCATCTGCCTCTTCGTCTACACCGGCACAG GCGTGTGCGGGTTCCTGACGTTCGGCTCCACCGTGAATCAGGACGTGCTGATGTCATACCCCTTCAACGACATCGCCATCGCCGTGGCCCGGGCTTTCATCGTTGTCTGTGTGGTGACATCATATCCCATCCTGCACTTCTGTGGAAG GGCGGTGCTGGAGGGCCTGTGGCTGCGCTTCAGGGGCGAGCAGGTGGAGGTGGACGTGGCGCGGGAGCGGCGTCGCCGGCTGCTGCAGACGGTCACGTGGTTCAGCCTCACGCTCCTCCTGGCGCTCTTCATCCCCGACATCGGCCGCGTCATCTCCCTCATCGGCGGGCTCGCCGCCTGCTTCATCTTCGTCTTCCCAG GCCTGTGTCTGATCCAAGCCAAGCTGTCTGAGATGCAGGAGGTCCGTCCTGGCAG TTGGTGGGCACTGGTGTCCTACGGAATCTTCATGGTGACCGTTGGAGCATTCATCTTTGGGCAGACCACAACCAACGCCATTTTTCGCGACTTCCTCTTCCACGACAGCCAATAG
- the slc38a7 gene encoding sodium-coupled neutral amino acid transporter 7 isoform X2, with amino-acid sequence MLVFIISGLVILAYCSQVSNETTYQEVVRAVCGRVTGVICEVAIAVYTFGTCIAFLIIIGDQLDKLIAVMAGEPDIHVGGSWYTDRRFTIVVTSTLVILPLSIPKEIGFQKYASAISVLGTWYVTIVVILKYIWPNKEISPGLIPTSPSSWTDVFNAMPTICFGYQCHVSSVPVFNSMRKREIQPWGGVVTAGMIICLFVYTGTGVCGFLTFGSTVNQDVLMSYPFNDIAIAVARAFIVVCVVTSYPILHFCGRAVLEGLWLRFRGEQVEVDVARERRRRLLQTVTWFSLTLLLALFIPDIGRVISLIGGLAACFIFVFPGLCLIQAKLSEMQEVRPGSWWALVSYGIFMVTVGAFIFGQTTTNAIFRDFLFHDSQ; translated from the exons atgctggtctTCATCATCAGTGGTCTGGTGATCCTGGCCTACTGTTCCCAGGTCAGCAACGAGACCACCTACCAGGAAGTGGTGCGGGCGGTGTGCGGGCGTGTCACTGGGGTCATCTGTGAGGTCGCCATCGCCGTGTACACCTTCGGCACATGCATCgccttcctcatcatcatcgGCGATCAGCTGGACAAGT tgatCGCGGTCATGGCTGGTGAGCCTGACATACATGTGGGTGGTAGCTGGTACACAGACCGCAGGTTCACCATCGTAGTGACCTCTACCCTGGTCATCCTGCCCCTCTCCATCCCCAAGGAGATTGGCTTCCAGAAGTACGCCAG TGCAATAAGTGTCCTTGGTACCTGGTACGTCACAATTGTCGTCATCCTCAAGTACATCTGGCCGAACAAGGAAATATCCCCAGGTCTCATTCCCACCAG TCCCTCGTCATGGACAGACGTGTTCAACGCCATGCCCACCATCTGCTTTGGCTACCAG tGCCACGTGAGCAGCGTGCCCGTCTTTAACAGCATGAGGAAGCGTGAGATCCAGCCCTGGGGGGGTGTGGTCACGGCGGGCATGATCATCTGCCTCTTCGTCTACACCGGCACAG GCGTGTGCGGGTTCCTGACGTTCGGCTCCACCGTGAATCAGGACGTGCTGATGTCATACCCCTTCAACGACATCGCCATCGCCGTGGCCCGGGCTTTCATCGTTGTCTGTGTGGTGACATCATATCCCATCCTGCACTTCTGTGGAAG GGCGGTGCTGGAGGGCCTGTGGCTGCGCTTCAGGGGCGAGCAGGTGGAGGTGGACGTGGCGCGGGAGCGGCGTCGCCGGCTGCTGCAGACGGTCACGTGGTTCAGCCTCACGCTCCTCCTGGCGCTCTTCATCCCCGACATCGGCCGCGTCATCTCCCTCATCGGCGGGCTCGCCGCCTGCTTCATCTTCGTCTTCCCAG GCCTGTGTCTGATCCAAGCCAAGCTGTCTGAGATGCAGGAGGTCCGTCCTGGCAG TTGGTGGGCACTGGTGTCCTACGGAATCTTCATGGTGACCGTTGGAGCATTCATCTTTGGGCAGACCACAACCAACGCCATTTTTCGCGACTTCCTCTTCCACGACAGCCAATAG